The Macaca nemestrina isolate mMacNem1 chromosome 12, mMacNem.hap1, whole genome shotgun sequence genome contains a region encoding:
- the LOC105493625 gene encoding protein BTG4: MRDEIATTVFFVTRLVKKHDKLSKQQIEDFAEKLMTILFETYRSHWHSDCPSKGQAFRCIRINNNQNKDPILERACVESNVDFSHLGLPKEMTIWVDPFEVCCRYGEKNHPFTVASFKGRWEEWELYQQISYAVSRASSDDSSGPSCDEESCSKEPRVIPKVSNPKSIYQVENLKQPFQSWLQIPRKKNVVDGRVGLLGNTYHGSQKHPKCYRPSMHRVDRYHWVNIHQ, translated from the exons ATGAGAGATGAAATTGCAACAACAGTTTTCTTTGTCACAAGATTGGTGAAAAAACATGATAAACTAAGTAAACAGCAAATAGAAGACTTTGCAGAAAAGCTGATGACGATCTTGTTTGAAACATACAGAAGTCACTGGCACTCTGATTGCCCTTCTAAAGGGCAAGCCTTCAG gtgcaTCAGGATAAACAACAATCAGAATAAAGATCCCATTCTAGAAAGGGCATGTGTGGAGAGTAATGTGGATTTTTCTCACCTGGGACTTCCGAAGGAGATGACCATATGGgtagatccctttgaagtgtgcTGTAG GTATGGTGAGAAAAACCATCCATTTACAGTTGCTTCTTTTAAAGGCAGATGGGAGGAATGGGAACTATATCAGCAAATCAGTTATGCAGTTAGTAGAGCCTCATCAGACGATTCCTCTGGCCCTTCCTGCGATGAAGAAAGTTGTAGCAAGGAACCTCGCGTCATTCCTAAAGTCAGCAATCCAAAGAGTATTTATCAG GTTGAAAACTTGAAACAGCCCTTTCAATCTTGGCTCCAAATCCCCCGCAAAAAGAATGTGGTGGATGGCCGTGTTGGCCTCCTGGGAAACACTTACCATGGCTCGCAGAAGCACCCTAAGTGTTACAGGCCTTCTATGCACCGGGTGGACAGGTACCACTGGGTCAACATACACCAGTGA